In the genome of Lathyrus oleraceus cultivar Zhongwan6 chromosome 4, CAAS_Psat_ZW6_1.0, whole genome shotgun sequence, the window TATTATTTGCTGGCTTGTCTCCTGGAATTATGTTATGTAATTGATTATTTAGTACTTATCTTGCTTCTTCCAAGGACTTATACTAAACTTCTACAAAACTGCTTTTCTGTATTTGATAAGAAATGAGATTATTCACTGTCATCGATTTTCTTATGGTGTGCCTTCATTTCAGCATGTACAAAAGAGTGGTTTTTAATTCATTCCTATTTAGTAAAGAACAGTGTACTATATATGAGATGATTTGTACAGTGCAGAATTTGCATATTGATATTCTTTACCAAAAACACAAGATCTTGCACATTGGTGATACAGAAAAATATAAAATGGGGCAAGAGTTTTCACACATAATGTTCATCTATAACACATTATATAAAATCAAATATCACTCACAAACCATAAACATTCACATATGCAAGAATGAATACAATGTAGTCATTACCTCTACTTcaacatgcatgtggtaccaaagtTATTTAGGGTTTGAGAAAGAGACTTACCAAGGTGTGGTTATGGTGAGAAGTACGTGAGCACCGCCGGTACAGTGAGAAGGAAGGGTTTGTTTCGCTGCCGGTATAGTGAGAAGAAATATGTGAGCACCGCCGGTACCAAAGTTATTTAGGGTTTGTTTCCAGAGAGAAATACGTGAGCACGGCCGCCGAGAGTGAGAAGGTAGGGTTATTGTGTGAGTTGAGAAGAAGGTTACGGCTGATGGAGATTGAGGGGAAGAGGAAATGGCGTAAGTTTTtgaggtgagtgaagaagagggaaaacaaaagaacagagaacgaaagcgcttttgtggtctgaaattttattttaataagaccttagacagcgcttttgtggaaagcgctttctaaggtatgcctaagacagcgctttccaaaagcgctttctaaacccccccttagacagcgcttttggttttaatttttttttttaatttaaagactttagacagcgctttaccaaaagcgctgtctaaagtctatatttataagcgctttctaaaagcgttgtctaagggggggtcttagacagcgcttttagaaagcgctgtctaagaccccccattagacagcgcttttattattttcttggaacattttccgtgtttgtttttaattttaaccttagacagcgctttcttttaaaagcgctgtctaagatgcgctgttaaaagtcatttttggcgtagtgctCGGATCCCACCATTTAACATTTTAAAAATTGGACTAATCATCAAATCGATAAGAGTACTGGATCATTGGTTCATTGGTTGAACCACATGACCAAACTAGATTAAACTGGATAATTCAGTTGAATAAACCGATGTCAATAACAAAATTATATAGTTATTAAATCAGTCGAACTGAATGACTCAGTCTCTAAAAATATCACAACATCTACTAATGTTCAAAATATCATCATTTAACAAGTTTATTCTTTAACTTCAAATTCTAAATATAATCATCACACACAACAAAATataaattcaaataaattttgaACAAAGTCTAATTGTAAAATAAATTGAATAACGAAATAACTGCAGTGTCAAATAAACTTAATTTCATAGAAGAAAAGTTGTTCTAAAACAGTTTTGAACAAAGTCTACTTATATTTTAACTTGCTTTATATAGATTATCAAATCGATGTTGTTTTGTCTAAGGAAAAAAATCAAGCATTGAACTAGTTGATTTTTCAAAACCGCTAGTTCGCCATTTTTTATATATTTTGGTCAATTTTGGCTAATTCTCACTGATTCAATAGTTAACTTGATACAACACTCAAACCAAACTGATGACCCCTCTAGTTTTCGGTATTGACCGACAAGTCCGCTCCGATTTTTGAAACACTATCATCCcctctcaaatttctctctcactCATATTTGCTAATTCCTCGTATTTAATAAACGatttttattataaatatattatattaaataatattatttattatttttaatataatttaGTTATTATTTTTTAATGTTTAGCCACACTAATATATATTATCTGGATCCGTCCTGAATCCGTCGGTGGTAAAAACTCATATTTCAACCGATGTAAAAATCTATTTCTTACCGTAGTTTAATCAAATTTAAAGGGGATGAAAAATCCACTAAATATCAAATAAGAGGTGGTTTTTATAAGAAactaaaaaattaaaaaaaattaaaatatcaaacGTGCATTCAAGCTTATATTTTATAACAAACACTTTTTTTCAAGTGGGTGTAGCCTTAATCATCAAATGGTTCAACCTACTTTTGCTTTAGGTGGGATAAAACGATAAAAAGGCATGAACTTGGTAGCTCCAAAGAAATTTCATGGAGCTCCTCCCAACACTTTCTTTACAAATCTTATTTTATTATTACCTCTTTCTTCATTATATACTTTTCTACTTTTCAAAACTGctttttaataaaataatttggCCTAAAATCAAAAGGTGTAGAAATAAGAGACAGTACGACGTGTGAATAGATTCAAACATATTCTTTTATAAATGAGAACTCAAGTGGTGTGATATGAATAAGAAAACGTATATTTTGTTTTATCTTGCACAAATTACTGAGTTTCAACCATGAACATAAATAGTGTTGACCAATTGAAAGCTGCAGCTGAAACAGGTGATATAGATCTCCTGTACACAGTAATTCATGATGATCCATCCattttggagattattgattCAATACCATTTGTTGAAACTCCTTTGCATATCGCCACATCTTTGGGGCATATCCGATTTGCCATTGAGATTATGAATTTGAAACCTTCATTTGCTTTGAAGCTAAATCCCCAAGGATTCAGCCCGGTTCATCTCGCTATGCAAAATGACCAAGAGAGGATGTTGTCTCGGTTTGTTAACATGAATAAAGATCTTGTTAGAACCAGAGGGAGGGAAGGTTTAACTCCTCTTCATTTTGCAAGTCAAATTGGTGAGGTTGAACTTTTAGCTAAATTCCTCTTTGTTTGTCCGAAATCCATCGAAGATGTGACTGTGAAGGGTGAAACTGCACTGCATATTGCTGTCAAGAAGGAACAGTACGAAGCTCTTGATCTTCTTGTTTGCTTTCTTAGAGAAAATATCGTGAGAGGTGCTAGGAGGACTCAATATAAAATACTAAATTGGAAGGATGAGGATGACAACACCATTTTGCATATTTTAGCACAAAGAAATTCGGAGCCACGGGTAACCTTTTTGTCCTCTAAATGATGAAATAATTCATTGGACTTAGATTTTTGGTATTAAAATTTGAAGGTTTTTCTTTACCAATGTTTTTTCATTAATCACTAGGTAGTGAAGGCACTTGGACGGTTGGTAAAGAGTAGGATAAATTTGAACGAAAAGAACTTGGAGAACAAAACTGCATTGGACATGGCAGCCAATGCCGAAATAAGGAGTATATTGTTGTGTGCTGGAGCAAAATCGACCTCGCAAATCACCAATGCTCCCACATATGCAGATAAACTCAGACCAAAAACCACAATCAGACATTTAGTGACAACTTATATACTTCGCATTAGAGGTAATATATTAGAGGAACAACGTAACACTTGGTTGATAGTTGCGACTCTTATTGCAACAGCCACGTATCAATCAGCACTGAGTCCACCTGGTGGAACTTACCAGTTTAGTGCTAGTGATGACCATAATATGAACATCACTTCCTCCGATTCTACTATTTCTAGACCTAAAGATGCTGGGAATTCAATCTTGTCAAGACCAGAAttctttatgttcttaatttTGAATATGACTTCCTTTTTTCTATCAACTATATCAATAGTTATTATGATACCAAGAGGAATAATAGACAGTGCACTGCACTGTTTTACCTCTAGTTATTTATTTTCTATGTATCGGATATCCCCTACTGATATCAGTTCAATAATTACTCtcatcattttttatttaatttcgATTGCTCCGGGGATTGAAGCTTTTTTAAGAATGTACTATGAGCTTAAGCCCGTAATTGCTAAGAAATTGAAGATATCATCGTTAAAGAAATATTGTTGCAAGAGGAGAAACACCAATCATGGTTTATGATCAAGAGATAGATGATGTCTGCAACTCAAACTGCTGCCTGAAATCATAGACAATATCGCAACGTAGATTTGCAGTTTTCCTTGTCATTGTTTCTTTCTAACTTTAGCTAATTGTGATTCCATGTATTAAATATTTTAGTCATCCTTGTTTTTTATTCAACGCATGTGTATTATTAATTGTTGTTTGGAAGAAAATGTTACCAAAAAATTGAAATTGGATCTTGATATTATTCTGATTTTTACATTACTCTAAAAACATGATATCACAACGGCCACAAGTTATTCAGCAACTTTATTCTGTTCATGAATTacaaatcaattcaattcatatAATCTTAAAAGATATAATGATGTGTCTTTCAAGTCTCTCAAAGACGCTTTTATATTCTCATATTAACAATAATATATACAAcataatttaaataaaaaattaagcgaaaacataatatatatatatatatatatatatatatatatatatatatatatatatatatatatatatatatatatatatatatatatatatatatatatatatatatatatatactttaaTGTTAACCAAGACTTTTACATAATATTGATCCTTTTTACATGGTCAATAAATGTATTGGTGCAAACCTTTATTTAAAGGATTCACTATCATTAAATTTGTAACAATGTGTTTGTACTTGTAAAAAAGTAGAGATGTGTGGCGCCCTTAAGCTTGTAGGGGTGCCTAGAGACATtattacaaataatacatttATGACAAAGTTTTCATCTCAATCAATAAATAGACGAGGTATAATTTTTGGTGCGCCACATTTTTTTTAAATACCATATATTATCTCTGTGGTATTAGAAATCGAGGGAAAAACTAACTTAGGGGCACGCTTCGAATCCTATCAATTGcagtttatgtttttatttctttttaatgatttattttattttatagtGTTGTTTTCcttcatattttattttaaataaaaaataaatcacTTTTCACCGTGTGAAATGTTAGACTTTTCTCACCGGTTATGATTTTCAACTAAGGTGAAATAGTTTACTTTTATATTTGTAGTTTAGCTTGTAGTTTTGTTCAATTTCACTTGCCTAAAATAACACACCTAGAATCCTAACAAAGTTTATCATTTCCATTAACAACGATAGTCCTAAACATGTATCATCCTTAACTCGTTCGACATCATATCGTGACTCTATATTCATATATTCTCCAACTCGTAAAAAAAAGGACATATGAAGATGATTTGTTTATGGCTCTCGTTCGATACTTGCAATAAAGAAAGACCGAAGTCATTTCTTTGACTTCTTCTTAACATATCTGGTAGTGAAACATCACTATTCATGTTACattaatattgttgttgttgttgtttttgttatttttgttattgttgttgagaCCTTAAAACTTTGAggtttaatgttgttgttgttggttagTCTGGGATTGAAAGTTATATATTCTTGTTTTTATTGACATAAGTACGTAATAGgtttattgttgatgttgttgtagTTTTTTTCAGATGGGGATTGTTGTTTTTGAGTTGTtgtttaatgttgttgttgttcatTAGACTGAGATTGATTGTTATATGATGTTGCTTTTGTTGAGATAAGTATGTAATAGGTTTATTAATGATGTTGTTGTAGTTTTTGAGATTGAGATTATTGCTTTTGagttgttattgttgttatttttgttgtttaGTTATTATTATTGAGATTGAGATGTTTTTTTGTTATTCTTTGTGCAACTCTCATCTTGTTTTTAAGAAGAAACTAGTGGTTCAGAAAGATGACTGGTAGGAAAAAATGAATTTTTCTGAGTTATCTCAGGTTGACGATTCTATGGGAGTGGACCTAAGAATGCTAGAGGTTTGTTAGATAGGGAGAAAGAGATTAATACCTGAGAATGCCAGATTTTGGCTTTTTCTTCAGCGAAAGGAGGTTCAGGAACATATTCCTTGCCATCAATGGTGAGTAGTTGCGTGAGCTTCACAACGGAGGGGAgtgttttgtttttgtttgagTTGGTCATAGAAGAAGTTGAAGGTTTGAAGAAGAAAGGAGTTTTGTTCATTTTCGTTTGCTGAAGCAGAGGGAAAAAATGAAGAGcgaaaaaaaataataaataacaataaacgtgggttgcctcccacgtaACACTTTGTTTAAGGTTGTTTGGCTCGACCACCTACACCCTCAAACTCATGAGGATGCTTCTTTCAAACTTGAGTCCATATCATCTCCCTTAACTATTTTTAGGGCCTAACTAATTCTAGTCATCCATGCCATACATCTCTCCTCCTTTTTCTTCCTCCTTTTAGGCTCATATTTTTCTTCCAATTTTTCGTGGACCTTCTCTTTCACTCTTTTCTTCTTCTTAGACTTATCTTTCTTCACCCCAAGTTGGGGTGTTTGGTTTTTAGGTTAATCACCTTGCACAACAGTCGTTTCAAGGCTTTGGTTAGTAGGAATGGGACTCTTGTCCAAAACTTCTCCATAAACCTTAGCTTTAGTGTTTTCTTTCTAAACCTTGGCGCTATCAAGAAATCACTCTTCCAACTTATTAGTTGGAGGATACTTTGATATGCTCTCTTGAACATAACCGATGATTGAATCTACTAAACAACAAGAATCTCTTAATGAAGGATTTTTCTTCAGTTTTTCTATTATAAACTCTATCTTCTCTTCCCCTACCTTGAAAGATAACTTTCCTCTCTAAACATCGATGATGCCCCCCCCCCTCTTCTCGCCATAGCTAAGAAGGTCCTACTTAAGAGTATCGGGATTTGAGAATCCTCATCGATGTTAATTATGAATAAGCTTAATGGCATATATTACTCTCATACCATCACCAGGACATCCTCTAGCACATCTATGGGTACTTAACCAATCTATCTACCAGTTGCAGAGACACATTTTCCAGTTTCATCTCACACATGTCTAACTTCTTACATACAAACAAGGGCATTAGGCTAACGATGGGCCCTAAATCACAAAGTGCTCTCTCAAAGTTCATGGTGCCTATTTGACAAGGGATAGATAAACTCCTCTGATACTTAGGCTTAGGATTAGGCATGGCAATATAACTCGTACCCACGGGTACCAacccgaacccgccccgaagttgacggggaaaacccgctttgactgggtttgggtttgggttttccccgattttaaaatatggggacgggtcgggtaatggggacactagtacccaccccgaacccgtccccgaacccgccccgtttattttactatgtacattattatttatttttgataatttaaaatattaaatatgtggtcaatgttttgatattttaatttgaatttattatttaaaatatttgaaatgtatgtatggaatttttttagattgttttattttattatttgtaatgtaattttattttggaaaaataaatatttctattaaaaaattgattttactaaatgaatggtggcggggcggggatacccgaacccaacccgaacccgtttgggacgggtttgggttTTGATTCCCCATCCCCGTTTGGAGTTGGGGCGGGGAACGGGGATTGTGTAGGGATTCGGGTTTGGGTTCGGGAgaggtaaaaaccgtccccgacCCGCCCCGTTGTCATGCCTACTTAGGATCCCCATATTTTGAATTACAACACTGCTATCAAGAGTCACAACCATAGTTACATGGCCTCTAatttccttttattagaaagaaaTTCTTTTAGGAACTTAGCATAATATGGCATTTGAGTTAGTGCCTTGGTGAAAGGCACATTTAGGTGGATCTTTTTAAGGAGTTCCACAAAAAACTTAATTTGGGCCTCCACTTTAGCCTTTATAATCCTTTGTGGAAAAGGATGGTTGGTTTGTATAGAGGAGGAGCAACATTAGGGGCTTCCTTCTCAACCTCTTCAACAACCTTCATTTTAGGTGCGTTGGTTCACTCTCTTCAACCATATTTTCTCTCTCATTAGAACTACCCACTTGCTTACCACTACGAGTTATCACAATATTTAAGTGTCCTTTAGAATTTCGCTCAGGTTGCCCCAGAAATGACCTTGAAGCGACGGAGGTAGAAGCTTGTTGTTTAGCAACTTGGCAGATTTAAGTCTACAAAATTTTGTTATGGGTGGCAACATTTTCAATCTTGGTGGTCAACTACCTAAAGGCCTCATTAGTGAGGAGGTTTTGATTTCTAAATTCATTGTTTTGACGAGTTTGCATCATCACGAATTTTCCATCAAAAGTTCTAAATTGGATTTCTTAGGGTCAGTTGGCATAGCTTTTTGAAAACTTGGTGGTCCCATAGCTTGTTGAGGGTGGTTCTTCCTATAAGAGAAATTTGGATGGTTACGCCATCCTGAGTTATAAGTGCTATAATACGGATTATTCTACTGGTTATTGTTCACAAAATTGGCATTTTCTTGGATGGATCCTCCAGCGAGGATCATTTGGCAATCTTAGTAGAGAGTAGCTAGGGCAACAAAAGCACCAGGGGTAGGTATAACAGGATTGGGAGGTGTAATGCTTAAACTATCAATTATTTTGATAAAGGTCACCCACCTTTGCAATCATATGGTCAAACGCACTAACTTTATAAAGACCATCGGTCTTAGGGGAAGGTTTAGAGGCGACTTGTCGCACGTTCCCCCGTGAGTGGTTGTTTTTTTCCATCTCTTCTATCAAATTATAGGCTACATCTTGAGGGATATTCATGTGGACTTCGTCAGAAGCTGGATTTAAGGTCATCCTTATGGAGTAAAGGAGACCGTTATAAAAAGTATGGATAATAATCCATTCCTCAAGCCCATGAAAAGGCCATAATATTAACAAATTCTTATAACACTCTCACGCGTCAAACAAAGATTCCTATTCTTCTTGCCTAAAATTATTAATCTCATTCCTAACTTGGGTTATTTTGCTTGGCTAAAAAAACCACACAAGAAAGGCCGCTTTCAAATGAGTTCAGGAAGTAATTGAATTGACGGGCAAGGACTGAAGTTAAGCCTGCGCTTGATCTCTCAAATAGAAAGGGGATAATCAGAGGCGAATTTCATTTTGGTCAATGCCATTATCCTTAACAGTACCACAGTTATCAACTAATATAGAAATATGAATGTTCAGGTTTTCAAACGGTAACCTGGAAAATTGATTTTGGTGCACCATACTAATTAAAGATGGTTTTAGTTCAAAATTATTTTTCACAATCGACGGGTGCACAATACTATAGTGTGGTTCCTCTTTGGTAGGAATCTCATAATCCTTAAGAATCCCAGTGTCAACTATTGGATCAACATCTTTTGTTGTCTAAGATTTTGGCATCTCTCACATAAGAAACGCTTGATTTCTTTCACATGTGCGACTAAACTCCCAGCAAAATGAGTTCCTCTCATAGAAGATCAGCGATAATTGcaataaaataaacataaaaataTAGCTCTAGTCTATACGAAGATTAAACAGTAACTCAATATCAAGCACAATTGGTCCTCGGCAACGGCGCCAAAGACTTGACACGCCACAAGTGCAAGGTGGTGCGAAGTAgtaaaagattatcgaaccacaAGGACCAATGCATTGAATATCAAATTCTGTTCTATCGGTGTATATCTAGAGAGATCAAATATTGAGATTTTGTAGAACAGCTTATTCAAAAAAGCACTTTCGTCGGAGACAAATAGGATTCAGGGTCATGATTCTTATTCTGACACATTCATAGGATCTGAGTCACTACTATTACGAGAGTCTTGACACAActtataaaaatatataaatgTGGACAACACCTTCTTTTGCCACCGTGTTGCCCTATCAATGATGAAGAATTCATTGGCTTCCGTACATCCGGATTATTCGTTAAGGATTCGTTACTTTTTCTCAGCTATAAAAATTGTAACCTTTCTCAAACTCATATAAGCACTTTCGTTGTATTGGACTCGATTATTTACAAAACTGATCTCTGGTACCGATACATATCCTTTTAGACTATGATTAGTACCTAACAACTCTTTACTGTCATACAAGGGTTGAATTCATGGACTCGTGTATTAAAATAAATACGGATAAAAGACTCTCATAATCGATTTGTTACGGATCATACAAATAGTCATGAGATAAGCCACATGACCCTTCATCCCTAATGGACTACTCACTCATGATGAGGGAAAACACAATCAAAGCAATATTCATAATTGAAATCATAGTAAGTAATTGAAATAGAATAACAATTGTATTGAAAACTATAAAGAAAACATTCTTCAATAAACCTTGATATAGTGCTCCAATGGATAGTTGAGTACATAGAGAATAAAATACATAGAAACTTAGAGAAAATAAAACTTGTCTCCCTAACTCAAGGCTAATAGTGAGTTATATATAAATTTATAAACTTGGACTAATATCTCACTATTAAATGACCATTACATCAGAAAATATCAAATCTAAACATGCAAAAATCCCAAAATAGATGAAATCGATCTGAAAAAGGAAATAAATCAGGGGAAAGCCCGCCCTCCTGCTACAACCTATAGTAGCTGCTTGGGGAGGACCAACGGTTGGAAACGTGACTTGGGAGCTTGAGAACCACATGAGAGAGTCGTATCTGAATCTATTTACTTAAGATAATTTCCGTGGACGAAAATtctttaagtgggggagagttgtaacaccccagTTTTCAAGTgattatttaattgatttaattgtattttaaattaattattatgTGTGATAATTGAATTGGTTTGGTGGATGAGTGTGTGTGAACTTGAGGTAGGGTGTAGAGAGTAAGTAGATGTTAGTGGAGTCTATTTAGAATTACTGgaattaatattaataattaaaataatattacTTTAGTGGGTTTATTTATCTAAAATAAAAATTTAGAGAGTTTGGGTTCAAATTGTAGATTAAGAGAAACATAGGGGAAGAAGGAGCAAGAGTAATTGTTAGTAAGGGAGAGAATTCTAATTATGAATAGATTACCCTAATTATATAAACTAAGAGATAACCTAGGTTTAGAAACTTTTACCAGTACAAGAAAAAGATATTAGAGG includes:
- the LOC127135458 gene encoding ankyrin repeat-containing protein BDA1 yields the protein MNINSVDQLKAAAETGDIDLLYTVIHDDPSILEIIDSIPFVETPLHIATSLGHIRFAIEIMNLKPSFALKLNPQGFSPVHLAMQNDQERMLSRFVNMNKDLVRTRGREGLTPLHFASQIGEVELLAKFLFVCPKSIEDVTVKGETALHIAVKKEQYEALDLLVCFLRENIVRGARRTQYKILNWKDEDDNTILHILAQRNSEPRVVKALGRLVKSRINLNEKNLENKTALDMAANAEIRSILLCAGAKSTSQITNAPTYADKLRPKTTIRHLVTTYILRIRGNILEEQRNTWLIVATLIATATYQSALSPPGGTYQFSASDDHNMNITSSDSTISRPKDAGNSILSRPEFFMFLILNMTSFFLSTISIVIMIPRGIIDSALHCFTSSYLFSMYRISPTDISSIITLIIFYLISIAPGIEAFLRMYYELKPVIAKKLKISSLKKYCCKRRNTNHGL